Within the Candidatus Hydrogenedentota bacterium genome, the region CTCGCCGGAGGGGTCTTTCTTCTTTTCGGCAACGGGTTCCAGTATGGCTACGGTTTCAACGATATCGGTCACGGTAGCGGTTCTCCTGCGCTATTTGAGTTTGAATTCCTGCGGCCTCTGAGCTTCATGCGGATGCTCGGGGCCGGCGTATACCCGGAAGTGACGCGCCAGCCTGCGTCCCAGCGGATTATGCGGGAGCATGCCCCGGACCGCCTCATACATGATGCGTTCCGGGTGCTTCGCCATCATCTGCTGGTATGTAATCTCTTTCAGGCCGCCCTTGTAGCCCGAATGACGATAGTACGACTTCTGCTCGGCCTTCTTGCCCGTCACCACGGCCTTCGCCGCGTTGACGATGATCACGTGGTCGCCGCAGTCGAGGAAGGGCGTGTACTGGGGCTTGTTCTTGCCGCGCAATATCCGCGCCGCCGCGACCGCGACCCGCCCGAGCACCTCGCCCGC harbors:
- the rplM gene encoding 50S ribosomal protein L13, whose product is MSHNRTYLPKAGELEKKQWYVIDAAGEVLGRVAVAAARILRGKNKPQYTPFLDCGDHVIIVNAAKAVVTGKKAEQKSYYRHSGYKGGLKEITYQQMMAKHPERIMYEAVRGMLPHNPLGRRLARHFRVYAGPEHPHEAQRPQEFKLK